One window from the genome of Fundidesulfovibrio magnetotacticus encodes:
- a CDS encoding DegT/DnrJ/EryC1/StrS family aminotransferase, whose protein sequence is MHKHPLAIHGGEKTRRTPMPPRRAFGEAERAMLMEAVDYYASRDEDPPYQGRYERLLCEAFSAYMGGGHTDAVATGTAAVFVALAALELPRGSEVIISPVTDSGPLNCILMQGLVPVVADSAPGSYNMGVEQFLARVTPRTSAVLAVHSAGEPLEIDRLVEAAHARGVKVLEDCSQCPGGSWKGLKVGTAGDIAAFSTMYRKTLTAGASGGLVWSPDEDTYRRALAHADRGKPAWRTDVDLRNPGHALFPALNFNTDELSCAIGLASLARLDDSVARRVAFVRRLSALLEDSEVCAPYPFHEGFSPFYFPIMVDAEKIACTKTEFALAVQAEGIGLGEHYGCLVAEWSFAKPLLSDDFTTVNAFAVRDSSFNLYLNERYGEEEAQDVLRAVRKVEQWYLK, encoded by the coding sequence ATGCACAAGCACCCCCTGGCCATCCACGGCGGCGAGAAGACCCGCCGGACCCCCATGCCCCCGCGCCGCGCCTTCGGCGAGGCCGAACGCGCCATGCTCATGGAGGCCGTGGACTACTACGCCTCCCGCGACGAGGACCCGCCCTACCAGGGACGCTACGAGCGCCTGCTCTGCGAGGCCTTCTCCGCGTACATGGGCGGCGGACACACCGACGCCGTGGCCACGGGCACGGCCGCCGTGTTCGTGGCCCTGGCCGCGCTGGAACTGCCCCGGGGCAGCGAGGTGATCATCTCACCGGTCACGGACAGCGGCCCGTTGAACTGCATCCTCATGCAGGGGCTCGTGCCCGTTGTGGCCGACTCAGCCCCGGGCTCCTACAACATGGGGGTGGAGCAGTTCCTCGCCCGGGTTACGCCGCGCACCTCGGCCGTGCTGGCGGTGCACAGCGCGGGCGAGCCCCTGGAGATCGACCGGCTGGTGGAGGCGGCCCACGCGCGCGGCGTCAAGGTGCTGGAAGATTGCAGCCAGTGCCCCGGCGGCAGCTGGAAGGGCCTCAAGGTGGGCACGGCGGGCGACATCGCGGCCTTCTCCACCATGTACCGCAAGACCCTCACCGCCGGGGCCAGCGGGGGGCTGGTCTGGTCCCCGGACGAGGACACCTATCGCCGCGCCCTGGCCCACGCCGACCGGGGCAAGCCCGCCTGGCGCACCGACGTGGACCTGCGCAACCCCGGCCACGCGCTCTTCCCCGCGCTCAACTTCAACACCGACGAGTTGTCCTGCGCCATCGGCCTGGCCTCGCTCGCACGGCTCGACGATAGCGTGGCCCGCCGCGTAGCCTTCGTGCGCAGGCTCTCCGCGCTGCTGGAGGATTCCGAGGTCTGCGCTCCCTACCCCTTTCACGAAGGCTTTTCGCCGTTTTACTTCCCCATCATGGTGGACGCCGAGAAGATCGCCTGCACCAAGACCGAATTCGCCCTGGCCGTGCAGGCCGAGGGCATCGGGCTGGGCGAGCACTACGGCTGCCTGGTGGCCGAATGGAGCTTCGCCAAGCCTCTGCTCTCGGACGATTTCACCACGGTGAACGCCTTCGCCGTACGCGACAGTTCCTTCAATCTCTACCTCAACGAACGCTACGGAGAGGAAGAGGCCCAGGACGTGCTGCGCGCGGTGCGCAAGGTGGAGCAGTGGTACCTCAAGTAG
- a CDS encoding GNAT family N-acetyltransferase: MNVLLLTGAPPSARIRAFLEPRVDRLAETSGPLSLEALRRDGVDLMVCHGYPHIIGPEVTRGYPGRIVNLHNTFLPWGRGMMGNVWSCFEDAPQGVSLHFIDEGVDSGALIARRLVDLSLDETLETSWKILMDALEDLFIEHWEAIAGGSCHATPQDALDELGSCHDRRRSETLLDLFPQRWSTPAAEVARLGEEYRRDPAAFARTRGADPYEGAGHTPFFPALLRERACPAQGPVTVREATGDDLLLNWLWINDPVTRRMFKQNGYVGWSGHCRWFAQMLANPDATLCIGLQNGKPIGNVRFNRCQGEAYEISINLAPNCRYKGVGAEMLARSIAHMRDTRAVRMLYAMAKKTNKASIRVFEKCGLPVVQRPAFHSGMARFEPDVEVYMEAVYP; this comes from the coding sequence ATGAACGTCCTGCTGCTCACCGGAGCGCCCCCCTCCGCCCGCATCCGCGCCTTCCTGGAGCCCCGCGTCGACCGCCTCGCCGAGACATCCGGACCCCTGTCCCTGGAGGCCCTGCGCCGCGACGGCGTGGACCTGATGGTCTGCCACGGCTACCCGCACATCATCGGCCCGGAAGTGACTCGAGGCTACCCAGGCCGCATCGTGAACCTCCACAACACCTTCCTCCCCTGGGGGCGGGGCATGATGGGCAACGTCTGGAGTTGCTTCGAGGACGCCCCCCAGGGCGTGAGCCTGCACTTCATCGACGAGGGCGTCGACTCCGGAGCGCTCATCGCCCGCCGCCTCGTGGACCTCTCCCTGGACGAAACGCTGGAGACCTCCTGGAAAATCCTCATGGACGCGCTTGAGGACCTGTTCATCGAACACTGGGAGGCCATCGCGGGGGGAAGCTGCCACGCCACGCCCCAGGACGCCCTGGACGAACTGGGCTCCTGCCACGATCGCCGTCGCTCCGAGACGCTCCTGGACCTCTTCCCGCAGCGCTGGAGCACTCCCGCCGCGGAGGTGGCGCGCCTGGGCGAGGAGTACCGCCGCGACCCGGCCGCCTTCGCCCGGACCCGGGGCGCCGATCCCTACGAGGGTGCGGGCCACACCCCCTTCTTCCCCGCCCTCCTGCGCGAAAGGGCCTGCCCGGCCCAGGGCCCCGTGACCGTGCGCGAGGCCACCGGGGACGACCTGCTCCTGAATTGGCTCTGGATCAACGACCCCGTCACCCGCAGGATGTTCAAGCAGAACGGCTACGTGGGCTGGTCCGGGCACTGCCGCTGGTTCGCCCAAATGCTGGCCAACCCCGACGCCACCCTGTGCATCGGCTTGCAGAACGGCAAGCCCATCGGCAACGTGCGCTTCAACCGCTGCCAGGGCGAGGCCTACGAGATCAGCATCAACCTGGCCCCCAACTGCCGCTACAAGGGCGTCGGGGCCGAGATGCTCGCCAGGTCCATCGCCCACATGCGAGACACCCGCGCGGTGCGCATGCTCTACGCCATGGCCAAGAAGACCAACAAGGCCTCCATCCGGGTGTTCGAGAAGTGCGGCCTGCCCGTGGTGCAACGCCCGGCTTTCCACTCCGGCATGGCCCGCTTCGAGCCGGACGTGGAGGTCTACATGGAAGCCGTCTACCCCTAG
- a CDS encoding DUF268 domain-containing protein, which translates to MDHAPLLTDLASPQDLPPGARVVLYGAGDYGRHYLARLRESRPDLRPVCFLDTFRPTGESLDGLPVVNVDDFDFRAEPVEVVVTAAGVEAVAAVLAGRGPTRCHVPVVSLRGAHWFAHRDLFENPRPFLDQAQGHRFWENVYRWRYLALCREHFGPPEAPAPLVTGLTPEEVRRFTMDGRAALRLDVRDQRLPVNHALFYTDEELDDCLARIEQGDATVYAALDRLIRLALREHPVQGASVAVFGSTSPWYEAMCLHHGARPVTVEYAAIVSRSPRLRTITVEALKAGGETFDHALSISSFEHDGLGAYGDPVDPDADLEAMRLVHERLNPGGLLFLNVPVAGNDSVHFNGCRVYGRHRLPLLLRGFRVAGAYGYDIKRIASDPDARFEPLFVLRKDRPGSPCDLPAAPAATPPEETV; encoded by the coding sequence ATGGACCACGCCCCGCTCCTCACAGACCTCGCCTCGCCCCAGGACCTGCCCCCCGGGGCACGTGTCGTCCTCTACGGCGCGGGGGACTACGGCAGGCACTACCTGGCCCGGCTCCGCGAATCCCGCCCGGACCTGCGCCCCGTCTGCTTCCTGGACACCTTCCGGCCCACCGGGGAGAGCCTGGACGGGCTCCCCGTGGTCAACGTGGACGACTTCGACTTCCGGGCCGAGCCCGTGGAGGTGGTCGTCACGGCGGCGGGGGTGGAAGCCGTGGCCGCCGTCCTGGCCGGGCGCGGACCGACGCGCTGCCACGTGCCCGTGGTGAGCCTGCGCGGCGCGCACTGGTTCGCCCACCGCGACCTCTTCGAGAACCCGCGCCCCTTCCTCGACCAGGCCCAGGGCCACCGTTTCTGGGAGAACGTCTACCGCTGGCGCTACCTGGCGCTCTGCCGGGAGCACTTCGGCCCCCCCGAGGCCCCCGCGCCCCTCGTGACCGGCCTCACCCCCGAGGAGGTCCGGCGCTTCACCATGGACGGCCGCGCCGCCCTGCGCCTGGACGTGCGGGACCAGCGCCTGCCCGTCAACCACGCGCTCTTCTACACCGACGAGGAGCTGGACGACTGCCTGGCCAGGATCGAACAGGGCGACGCCACCGTCTACGCGGCCCTGGACCGGCTGATCCGCCTGGCCCTGCGCGAGCACCCCGTGCAGGGGGCGAGCGTGGCCGTCTTCGGCTCCACCAGCCCCTGGTACGAGGCCATGTGCCTGCACCACGGCGCGCGGCCCGTCACGGTGGAGTACGCGGCCATCGTCTCGCGCTCGCCAAGGCTGCGCACGATCACCGTGGAGGCGCTCAAGGCCGGGGGCGAAACCTTCGACCACGCCCTCTCCATCTCCTCCTTCGAGCACGACGGCCTGGGGGCCTACGGCGACCCCGTGGACCCCGACGCCGACCTCGAAGCCATGCGCCTCGTGCACGAACGGCTCAACCCGGGCGGCCTGCTCTTCCTCAACGTGCCCGTGGCGGGCAACGACAGCGTCCACTTCAACGGCTGCCGCGTCTACGGCCGCCACAGGCTCCCCCTGCTGCTGCGCGGCTTCCGCGTGGCCGGGGCCTACGGCTACGACATCAAACGCATCGCCAGCGATCCCGACGCTCGCTTCGAGCCGCTCTTCGTGCTCCGCAAGGACCGGCCCGGTTCGCCCTGCGACCTCCCGGCCGCGCCCGCCGCCACACCCCCAGAGGAGACCGTCTGA
- a CDS encoding UDP-galactopyranose mutase has product MKKAIVVGGGFAGCVVTQMLQSKGFQVTVVEAGSTIGGGCRTFFYHGHPYTIGPRHILVDVDEMYTWEYVERFVEMRELRHHSLTYVSQDDRFYTYPIHKDEIASMPDKEAIENELANRGDVSASKNFEEYWVNSVGHTLYDKFVNTYSKKMWGLRNNQEIDDFGFSPKGVALKDGDRVSFEGSKVIGYPVNLEGFNPFFEACVQDATVIRDTPVHRFDLDNKRVLAGDQWLSADLIVSTISPDIVFDYCHGELRYIGRHFMKLILPCERVTPEPYYFLYYAGDEPYTRVVEYKLLTGYTAPDTLLGIEIPTFDNKLYPYPVKADIAKAQRYIAMFPQDVHTIGRMGKYHYDNMHVVIRDCFKLMESI; this is encoded by the coding sequence ATGAAGAAAGCGATCGTGGTAGGCGGAGGCTTCGCCGGGTGCGTGGTCACGCAGATGCTGCAAAGCAAGGGGTTCCAGGTCACCGTGGTGGAGGCCGGAAGCACCATCGGCGGCGGCTGCCGGACGTTCTTCTATCACGGCCACCCCTACACCATAGGCCCGCGCCACATCCTGGTGGACGTGGACGAGATGTACACCTGGGAATACGTGGAGCGCTTCGTGGAGATGCGCGAACTGCGCCACCACAGCCTCACCTATGTGAGCCAGGACGACAGGTTCTACACCTACCCCATCCACAAGGACGAAATCGCCTCCATGCCCGACAAAGAGGCCATCGAAAACGAGCTGGCCAACCGGGGCGACGTGTCGGCGTCGAAAAACTTCGAGGAGTACTGGGTGAACTCCGTGGGGCACACGCTCTACGACAAGTTCGTGAACACCTACTCCAAAAAGATGTGGGGCCTGCGCAACAACCAGGAAATCGACGACTTCGGCTTCTCCCCCAAGGGCGTGGCCCTCAAGGACGGCGACCGGGTCAGCTTCGAGGGCTCCAAGGTGATCGGCTACCCCGTGAACCTCGAAGGCTTCAACCCCTTCTTCGAGGCCTGCGTGCAGGACGCCACGGTCATCCGCGACACGCCCGTGCACCGCTTCGACCTGGACAACAAGCGCGTGCTGGCGGGCGACCAGTGGCTCTCCGCGGACCTCATCGTCAGCACCATCTCGCCCGACATCGTCTTCGATTACTGCCACGGCGAACTGCGCTACATCGGCCGCCACTTCATGAAGCTGATCCTGCCCTGCGAACGCGTGACCCCGGAACCCTACTATTTCCTCTACTACGCGGGCGACGAACCTTACACCCGCGTGGTGGAATACAAGCTGCTGACCGGCTACACAGCGCCGGACACGCTCCTGGGCATCGAGATCCCCACCTTCGACAACAAGCTCTACCCTTACCCCGTCAAGGCGGACATCGCCAAGGCCCAGCGCTACATCGCCATGTTCCCCCAGGACGTGCACACCATCGGGCGCATGGGCAAATACCACTACGACAACATGCACGTGGTCATCCGCGACTGCTTCAAACTGATGGAATCCATCTGA
- a CDS encoding DUF268 domain-containing protein, with translation MTHILHSLAAVPGRTVAIHGAGAYGVRVLADLRRERPDMEISCFLDSFKPSGEFEGLRLVNTGEATSGLLQGIDAVLVASANYEPIGQRLEALGCPRWFILMRSLEDEAVRRDKEVHEATRSLAGETEFHRYFHTLYLWRYRALCREHFGAPAPLPPLPREIPGELREAFAMHGRCEIVHGPVWDKRYPANYPLIYTDAEVDDCLRRIDEGDTSVYGQLDDWMREALERHPVAGAEVAVMGSLSPWYESFCLRHGARPVTMDYNAVVSRTPRIRTMTLAEASQGRALFDHAVSISSFEHDGLGAYGDPLDPDGDLKAMRAMKTLLRPGGLVFFNVPTAWDDMIHFNEYRVYGRHRLPLLLEGFEVLDSWGHDPARLRNAPREVFNPLFVLRNI, from the coding sequence ATGACCCACATCCTGCACTCACTCGCGGCGGTCCCCGGCCGCACCGTGGCCATCCATGGCGCAGGCGCCTACGGCGTCCGGGTGCTCGCGGACCTGCGACGCGAACGCCCGGACATGGAGATCTCCTGCTTCCTCGACAGCTTCAAGCCGTCCGGGGAGTTCGAGGGACTGCGCCTGGTCAACACCGGCGAGGCCACGTCCGGGCTGCTGCAAGGCATCGACGCCGTGCTCGTGGCTTCGGCCAACTACGAGCCTATCGGCCAACGGCTGGAGGCTCTGGGCTGCCCCCGCTGGTTCATCCTCATGCGCTCCCTGGAGGACGAGGCCGTGCGGCGCGACAAGGAGGTCCACGAGGCCACGCGCTCGCTCGCGGGCGAGACGGAGTTCCACCGCTACTTCCACACGCTCTACCTCTGGCGCTACCGGGCGCTGTGTCGCGAGCACTTCGGGGCGCCCGCCCCCCTGCCCCCCCTGCCCCGGGAGATCCCCGGGGAGTTGCGCGAGGCCTTCGCCATGCACGGCCGGTGCGAGATCGTGCACGGCCCGGTCTGGGACAAGCGCTACCCGGCCAACTATCCCCTGATCTACACCGACGCCGAGGTGGACGACTGCCTGCGCCGTATCGACGAGGGCGACACGAGCGTCTACGGCCAGCTCGACGACTGGATGCGCGAGGCCCTGGAACGCCACCCCGTGGCCGGGGCCGAAGTGGCGGTGATGGGCTCCCTGAGCCCCTGGTATGAGAGCTTCTGTCTGCGCCACGGCGCGCGCCCCGTGACCATGGACTACAACGCCGTGGTCTCGCGGACGCCGCGCATCCGCACCATGACCCTGGCCGAGGCCAGCCAGGGACGCGCGCTCTTCGACCACGCCGTCTCCATTTCCTCCTTCGAACACGACGGGCTGGGCGCCTACGGCGACCCCCTGGACCCCGACGGCGACCTCAAGGCCATGCGGGCCATGAAGACCCTGCTGCGTCCGGGAGGCCTGGTCTTCTTCAACGTGCCCACGGCCTGGGACGACATGATCCACTTCAACGAGTACCGCGTCTACGGCCGGCACAGGCTCCCTCTGCTGCTGGAAGGCTTCGAGGTGCTGGACAGCTGGGGGCACGACCCCGCGCGCCTGCGCAATGCCCCACGCGAAGTTTTCAACCCCCTCTTCGTCTTGAGAAACATTTAA
- a CDS encoding class I SAM-dependent methyltransferase, with amino-acid sequence MTTCPLCDGSLRPAYRNPHATFADREERLHLVVEACADCGFLFQTSALDPEYRRIMRAGYETYYGHDIFDFPRRDAENLKARDMILRHLPARPMPSLLEIGSNKGDLLYLLKEARPDCNVLGVDPGQADDRGVPTVRDHFDPERFASRFDVVVLKHILEHFTAPRAFLAGVKQVLADDGFLYVDVPNLEWILRDATEGFVLHHVGYYDAHTLALALEGFEAVDMEQEASLRAVFRKTRAPHRPGARGASEALGLCARLERNREQALRQVEDMVRRGGRIVYFGVYTIFRLLHRELRRRMPSAVCLFHDDNFAGEREPVFGLERCGDFREDDVVILCSNNSQTLDAMERGLAGKGLFLVRPWRPLNPATPSPDTP; translated from the coding sequence ATGACCACATGCCCCCTCTGCGACGGCAGCCTCCGGCCCGCCTACCGCAACCCCCACGCCACCTTCGCCGACCGCGAAGAGCGCCTCCACCTCGTGGTGGAGGCCTGCGCGGACTGCGGCTTCCTCTTCCAGACCAGCGCACTGGACCCGGAATACAGGCGCATCATGCGCGCGGGCTACGAGACCTACTACGGCCACGACATCTTCGACTTCCCGCGCCGCGACGCCGAGAACCTGAAGGCCAGGGACATGATCCTGCGCCACCTCCCGGCGCGGCCCATGCCCTCCCTGCTGGAGATCGGCTCCAACAAGGGGGACCTGCTCTACCTCCTCAAGGAGGCCCGGCCCGACTGCAACGTCCTGGGCGTGGACCCCGGCCAGGCCGACGACAGGGGCGTGCCCACCGTGCGAGACCACTTCGACCCGGAGCGCTTCGCCTCGCGCTTCGACGTGGTGGTCCTCAAGCACATCCTGGAACACTTCACCGCCCCCCGGGCCTTCCTCGCCGGGGTGAAGCAGGTCCTGGCCGACGACGGCTTCCTCTACGTGGACGTGCCAAACCTGGAATGGATCTTGCGAGACGCCACCGAAGGCTTCGTCCTGCACCACGTGGGCTACTACGACGCCCACACGCTGGCCCTGGCCTTGGAAGGCTTCGAGGCCGTTGACATGGAGCAGGAGGCCTCGTTGCGCGCCGTGTTCCGCAAGACGCGGGCTCCGCACCGGCCCGGCGCGCGCGGCGCGTCGGAGGCGCTGGGCCTGTGCGCCCGGCTCGAACGCAACCGTGAGCAGGCCCTGCGACAGGTGGAGGACATGGTCCGGCGCGGCGGGCGCATCGTGTATTTCGGAGTCTACACGATCTTCCGGCTGCTCCACAGGGAGCTGCGCCGCCGCATGCCCAGCGCCGTCTGCCTGTTCCACGACGACAACTTCGCCGGGGAGCGCGAGCCCGTGTTCGGGCTTGAGCGCTGCGGCGATTTCCGCGAGGACGACGTGGTGATCCTGTGCTCCAACAACAGCCAGACGCTCGACGCCATGGAGCGCGGCCTGGCCGGAAAAGGCCTCTTCCTGGTGCGGCCCTGGCGCCCCCTGAACCCGGCAACCCCTTCCCCGGACACCCCATGA
- a CDS encoding glycosyltransferase: protein MAHIQLLGMAESKSPEPLEPTQILVKDTLIKSIILDDVFLPLRADALAAHIAALDSPHGVVLYGCGALARALADGHGPTLREAGATFIVTDSPGEASFRGFPLGKAALLPPDTPRVLLLSGSYEAAMRQELAFLPPSAVTTLEEAVCRGCTEALLDKARARIHQEAEGLAAELRERFPDLERTVCFIDPELTMPYLETYARLRGQGHAVVLLSRSHVPSMVPGKEMVARGYADFFHQAPSLHFLWVLAERLCGLVRFGLVNLWGLCYTYPLVNRVLAGSSGPVAVWLDTVLTQVIREEGMREFLLSTQDIDLPRAHQLERTLFARAGGVISRIPPRQLEETRALHASDAPCLTFYRPLLPVGDGRRVRPPLRGRAPRVIFVCSPHTRSDVTSHVAWTLEGIHEPIAALTGQGVEFSIFNPLDVGGGYESLRRAAEENPLLSYSPAIHPEALLEEIAAHDFVWLARKVEPGGSGYHRTHLPLTIFQAVAAGTPVIVSPELAYLGELTLAHNLGFTLPYEDWGAARERMEAFDSQRSVEDIRTFRDTLSPERAAAQLAAFYETVRQRHKAVNGHAPGPR from the coding sequence ATGGCGCACATCCAACTCTTAGGCATGGCGGAATCCAAGAGCCCCGAGCCCCTGGAGCCCACCCAGATCCTCGTCAAAGACACGCTCATCAAAAGCATCATCCTGGACGATGTGTTTCTCCCCCTGCGGGCCGATGCACTGGCCGCCCACATCGCCGCGCTGGATTCGCCGCACGGCGTGGTCCTCTACGGCTGCGGCGCTCTGGCCCGCGCCCTTGCCGACGGGCACGGCCCCACCCTCCGGGAGGCGGGCGCCACGTTCATCGTCACAGATTCGCCCGGGGAGGCCTCCTTCCGGGGCTTCCCCCTGGGCAAGGCCGCCCTGCTCCCCCCGGACACCCCCCGCGTGCTGCTGCTCTCCGGCTCCTACGAGGCGGCCATGCGCCAGGAGCTGGCCTTCCTGCCGCCCTCGGCCGTCACGACGCTCGAAGAAGCCGTATGTCGGGGCTGCACGGAGGCGCTCCTGGACAAGGCCCGAGCGCGCATCCACCAGGAGGCCGAAGGCCTCGCGGCCGAACTGCGCGAACGCTTCCCGGACCTCGAACGCACCGTCTGTTTCATCGACCCCGAGCTGACCATGCCCTACTTGGAGACCTACGCCCGACTGCGCGGCCAAGGGCACGCGGTGGTGCTGCTCTCGCGCAGCCACGTGCCAAGCATGGTCCCCGGGAAGGAGATGGTGGCCCGGGGCTACGCGGACTTCTTCCACCAGGCCCCCTCGCTCCACTTCCTGTGGGTGCTGGCCGAGCGGCTTTGCGGCCTGGTCCGGTTCGGCCTGGTGAACCTCTGGGGCCTTTGCTACACGTATCCCCTCGTGAACCGTGTGCTCGCGGGTTCTTCCGGCCCCGTGGCGGTCTGGCTGGACACGGTGCTCACCCAGGTGATCCGGGAGGAGGGGATGCGCGAATTCCTCCTGTCCACCCAGGACATCGACCTGCCGCGCGCCCACCAACTGGAGCGCACGCTCTTCGCCCGGGCAGGAGGGGTGATCTCGCGCATCCCCCCCCGGCAGCTCGAAGAGACGCGCGCCCTCCACGCCAGCGACGCCCCCTGCCTGACGTTCTACCGACCGCTCCTCCCCGTCGGCGACGGTCGCCGCGTCCGCCCGCCCCTGCGAGGACGCGCGCCCCGGGTGATCTTCGTGTGCTCGCCGCACACCCGATCCGACGTGACCAGCCACGTGGCGTGGACCCTGGAAGGCATCCACGAGCCCATCGCGGCCCTCACCGGCCAGGGCGTGGAGTTCTCCATCTTCAACCCTCTGGACGTGGGCGGCGGCTACGAATCCCTGCGCCGGGCGGCCGAGGAGAACCCCCTGCTGAGTTACAGCCCGGCCATCCATCCCGAAGCCCTGTTGGAGGAAATTGCCGCACACGACTTCGTCTGGCTGGCCCGCAAGGTCGAACCGGGCGGCAGCGGCTACCACCGCACGCACCTGCCCCTGACGATCTTCCAGGCCGTGGCGGCGGGCACGCCGGTGATCGTCTCGCCGGAACTGGCCTACCTGGGTGAACTCACGCTCGCGCACAACCTCGGATTCACCCTGCCCTACGAGGATTGGGGCGCGGCGCGCGAGCGCATGGAGGCCTTCGACTCCCAGAGGAGCGTGGAAGACATCCGGACCTTCAGGGACACGCTTTCCCCGGAGCGCGCCGCCGCGCAACTGGCGGCCTTCTACGAAACCGTGCGACAGCGCCACAAGGCGGTGAACGGCCATGCCCCTGGACCTCGCTGA
- a CDS encoding SGNH/GDSL hydrolase family protein yields MDIDQAYTFAARALLGAGLGFAGLNLAAWLALRLLPGRGMLRKDKDRWMPRRLLSLYEREDNHKWFDLDTPEEFRAYWKETVPTAIDIDYEPLSEFRHRPMQGRFWNVSPHGFREVANQGPWPPSGANYNIFFFGGSTAYHVGPDWTSIPSRLQTHLRRRRGKPVCVYNFGRCAYFSSQEKVLFLQLLVEGHRPDVAVFLDGLNDSVRADGATATSTMYRELLRERSSQERELAEFQIRARVRWIRLRLFLSSLPLVRLTCYAAEVLAARRTEDERRVRPPYEPYSADQIREVVDRMLANYGQILAAAVHSGVEPLFVVQPVPSYKYDISLHKATAYGQGLNEAVRDVYPALLDALDRSETIREHVIDLSAMQENSTKNHYLDEVHYTAEFADEVASRLADEFAARSDAGQGPRPDETNHDGGAACWR; encoded by the coding sequence ATGGACATCGACCAAGCATACACCTTCGCCGCCAGGGCGTTGCTGGGCGCGGGGCTTGGCTTCGCGGGGCTCAACCTCGCCGCCTGGCTCGCCCTGCGGCTGCTGCCCGGGCGCGGCATGCTCCGCAAGGACAAAGACCGCTGGATGCCCCGACGGCTTCTGTCGCTCTACGAGAGGGAGGACAATCACAAATGGTTTGACCTCGACACGCCGGAGGAGTTCCGCGCCTACTGGAAAGAGACCGTTCCCACCGCCATAGACATTGACTACGAACCCCTCTCCGAATTCCGGCACAGGCCCATGCAGGGGCGCTTCTGGAACGTCTCGCCACACGGTTTCCGCGAGGTGGCCAACCAGGGCCCCTGGCCGCCCAGCGGGGCCAACTACAACATTTTCTTCTTCGGCGGTTCCACAGCCTACCACGTCGGCCCGGACTGGACCTCCATCCCTTCCCGACTCCAGACGCACCTCCGCCGCCGGCGAGGCAAGCCGGTATGCGTGTACAATTTCGGGCGCTGCGCCTACTTCTCCTCACAGGAGAAGGTGCTTTTCCTGCAACTTCTCGTCGAGGGCCACCGCCCAGACGTGGCCGTATTCCTCGACGGACTCAACGACTCGGTGCGCGCCGACGGGGCCACGGCCACCTCGACGATGTACCGGGAACTGCTGCGCGAACGCTCCAGCCAGGAACGCGAACTGGCCGAGTTTCAGATTCGGGCCAGGGTCCGCTGGATCCGCTTGCGGCTCTTTCTGTCCTCGCTGCCGCTCGTGCGTCTGACATGTTACGCCGCGGAGGTCCTCGCCGCGAGGCGCACCGAAGACGAGCGCCGCGTCAGGCCACCCTACGAGCCTTACTCCGCCGATCAGATCCGAGAGGTGGTGGACAGGATGTTAGCCAATTACGGTCAGATCCTCGCCGCAGCCGTACACTCGGGCGTGGAGCCTCTCTTCGTGGTGCAACCCGTTCCGTCTTACAAGTACGACATCTCCCTCCACAAGGCGACTGCCTACGGACAGGGGCTCAACGAGGCCGTCAGGGACGTATATCCTGCCCTGCTGGACGCCCTGGACAGATCCGAGACAATCCGGGAGCACGTGATCGACCTCTCCGCCATGCAGGAGAACTCCACGAAAAACCATTACCTCGACGAAGTGCACTACACGGCGGAATTCGCGGACGAGGTGGCCTCCCGCCTAGCCGACGAGTTCGCGGCGCGAAGCGACGCCGGACAAGGGCCTCGGCCGGACGAAACCAACCACGACGGGGGAGCAGCATGCTGGAGATGA